GTCCTCGTTATGTTCCTGTCTCTTGTCTTGTGGGGAAGAAATGAAACTGCCTTCGCGGGTACGTTAGCACTAGACTCTTACGCTCTATTTTTCAATTTTGTCCTCTGTTTTGCCGCGGGTATGACCTGCGCCATGTCGATGCACTATGTCAAAGAGAGCGACATTCCCCAGGGGGAATACTACGCACTGATTCTTTTCGCCACGGTCGGGATGATCTTAATGGCGGCAGGGACCGACTTGATCGTCATCTTCCTTGGTTTGGAAACCATGTCGATGGCCGTCTATGTGCTTGCCGGTATCCTTCGTCATCAGACCAAATCGAATGAAGCTGCGCTGAAATACTTCTTGCTTGGTGCTTTTGCCAGCGGGTTTTTGCTGTACGGCATCGCTTTGATTTATGGCGCAACTGGGAGCGTGCAACTCGACAAAATTGCCTTATATATTCGCGATCACATGAGTGACGGTGATTTCTCTCCGTTGCTGTTCATGGGGATCGCCCTGTTGATTGTCGGATTCGGTTTCAAAGTTGCGGCAGTGCCATTTCATGCCTGGACGCCCGACGTCTATGAAGGAGCTCCGACGACGATTACTGCTTTTATGGCAGTAGGAGTCAAAGCTGCGGCTTTCGCGGCTTTTGCTCGCGTTTTCCTCGCTGCGTTTGGTTCAGTACAAGAATACTGGCAGTGGATTCTTTGGGTGTTGGCGGTTGTCACGATGATCGTCGGTAACGTGACCGCCCTTGTACAAAACAACGTCAAACGCATGTTAGCCTACTCCAGTATTGCCCATGCAGGGTATCTCCTGGTGGCACTAGTTGCGGGAGGAGAGACTGGTGGCTCGGCGTTGATGTACTACCTCGTCGCTTACGGGCTCATGAATATGGGGGCATTTGCTGTTGTCGTTGCTGTGAGCCGTAGAGGTGAACCCAACGAGGAATTTGACGATTATGCTGGGCTTGGTTTTCGTTATCCAGGGCTTGCCTTAGCCATGACAATTTTCATGTTGTCGCTCACCGGTATTCCACCGCTTGTCGGGTTCACTGGTAAGTTTTACGTTTTCAGTGCGGCCGTGAAGTCCGGCTTTATTTGGCTTGCTGTGATTGGCGTGCTCAACAGCGTCGTCTCGGCGTACTACTACATTCGTGTGATTGTGACGATGTACATGTACGACGGTGAAAAACAGATCGAGCCTCTCTCTGCACGTCCAGCATTAGCCTCGGCAATTGTTGTCGCCGCCGTAGCGACGATTCTGGTTGGGGTTTTTCCAGCGACCTCGATGTGGCGGGCACGCACAGGATTCGCCTCGGTTGAAAAAGAGCAACACGCAACCGTTCACTCGCCAAGTGTACTCGAAAATGCTCTTGCTGCACGTCAATCAGTCGCCCCAAAGGCTTCCGCAAGTCATCAATAGGTGTTGCTTACCATCAGAACAAGATGATCAATAAGCAACGAGCTGTAGGCGTCATATGGACGAAGACTCAATGGCTCAATGCTGCAAGAGGTGCCTGAGCTTCTTGTAAGTCTGTGGTGTCAAAGCCTTCGGTAAACCAACTGTAGAGATCAGATAACATTCTGTGTGCTTCGGCCAGCTTGAAGAGAATCCAGCAACTGAGGCTCCTCCTGCTGCTCCAGCGGCTGCTGCTGTACAGTCGGAACAATAGCGCCCGTCGATCCGAAATGTTTCTCCTGTTCTACAGACGCTCCCATCTCAGGATGAAAGACCGCCGAAGGGTGAGTGGCTTGGCACAATGGGCACAGTTTGCCCGTCTCTCTTCCTTTCTCTCTGTTTTCATGTACATCGTATAGTGGATTGACCCGGTCCCATTATTGGTTTCTTTTGGATCCAGGGCATTGCAAAAGGCCTTCCTCTTTTTTAGCAGAAGCTTCGTGTGTACGGGCTGTTTCGTGCGATGGAGACCGTAGTGTCAAGCACATCTTGTTCGTGAAGATAAGGAGGAGCGGTTATGGGTCTCGGAAGACGGATAGGTGCTGAAATTCTTGGGACGTTTTGGCTGGTTCTGGGTGGCTGTGGAAGCGCGGTGTTGGCAGCAGCGTTTCCTAATGTCGGGATCGGCTTACACGGTGTCTCGCTCGCGTTTGGTTTGACGGTACTCACCATGGCCTATGCCATTGGTCATATTTCCGGCGGTCACCTGAATCCTGCCGTCACAATTGGTTTGGTGACGGCTCGACGTTTCCCCTCAAGCGAGGCGGTTTCGTACATTATTGCTCAGGTCGTTGGTGCAGTGATCGCTTCCGCAGTATTGTTTGCCATCGCTAGTGGCAAGGCTGGATTTGATGTTGCTGCTGGTTTTGCGTCGAATGGATTTGGCGAACACTCGCCTGGTGGGTACTCACTCTTTGCCTGTTTTGTCGCGGAAGTGGTTTTGACCTTTATGTTTCTGATCGTCATCCTCGGGGCGACAGATCGGCGCGCTCCGGCAGGATTCGCACCGATCGCTATTGGGTTGGCACTTACACTCATTCACCTGATTAGTATTCCGGTAACGAACACCTCAGTGAATCCTGCACGAAGCACCGGGCCAGCGCTATTTGTGGGCGGCTGGGCAATTGGGCAACTCTGGCTCTTTTGGGTTGCCCCGATTCTCGGAGCAGTCTTAGCGGGCATCGTCTATCCGCTGGTAGCGGAGGAGAAGTAAGCGAATCTTTTCTGGGGGCGTGGGCGTTCCCTGCACACGAGATGAATGACACAGACAAGCACGCTCCCAGAGGATCCAGCTTAAAACTTCACCTGTGGAACTTTCTGTTCTTCTGGCGGCACTTCGAAATACTTCTCAGGCTGGAAGCCCAACCAGCCGGAATATAATACCGCGGGGATTTTCTTGATGTAGGTGTTATAGGCTTGCACGGCCTCATTGTAGCGACGCCGCTCGGTTGCTATTCGGTTCTCGGTTCCGGCCAGCTCATCTGAAAGACGGGCGAATTGGGTATCGGCTTTGAGTTGGGGATAATTTTCCGATAACGCCAGCAAACGAGACAGCGCCGAAGAGACATCATTGGCTGCTTCAATTTGCTCACCGCGAGTTCCCGCA
This DNA window, taken from Deltaproteobacteria bacterium, encodes the following:
- a CDS encoding LemA family protein, whose protein sequence is MQPSFLQTKGQNILFTVLVIFWGFTLNGCEYNSMVAMQEEVKSAWAQVDNQLKRRTDLIPNLLETVKGYAAHEKGIFESVANARAKLIGAGTRGEQIEAANDVSSALSRLLALSENYPQLKADTQFARLSDELAGTENRIATERRRYNEAVQAYNTYIKKIPAVLYSGWLGFQPEKYFEVPPEEQKVPQVKF
- a CDS encoding NADH-quinone oxidoreductase subunit N, with product MILPVVNWSSVLPCIILTVAGMVVLCWDLWMKEEQKWYLPLTSITSVVLVMFLSLVLWGRNETAFAGTLALDSYALFFNFVLCFAAGMTCAMSMHYVKESDIPQGEYYALILFATVGMILMAAGTDLIVIFLGLETMSMAVYVLAGILRHQTKSNEAALKYFLLGAFASGFLLYGIALIYGATGSVQLDKIALYIRDHMSDGDFSPLLFMGIALLIVGFGFKVAAVPFHAWTPDVYEGAPTTITAFMAVGVKAAAFAAFARVFLAAFGSVQEYWQWILWVLAVVTMIVGNVTALVQNNVKRMLAYSSIAHAGYLLVALVAGGETGGSALMYYLVAYGLMNMGAFAVVVAVSRRGEPNEEFDDYAGLGFRYPGLALAMTIFMLSLTGIPPLVGFTGKFYVFSAAVKSGFIWLAVIGVLNSVVSAYYYIRVIVTMYMYDGEKQIEPLSARPALASAIVVAAVATILVGVFPATSMWRARTGFASVEKEQHATVHSPSVLENALAARQSVAPKASASHQ
- the aqpZ gene encoding aquaporin Z, with protein sequence MGLGRRIGAEILGTFWLVLGGCGSAVLAAAFPNVGIGLHGVSLAFGLTVLTMAYAIGHISGGHLNPAVTIGLVTARRFPSSEAVSYIIAQVVGAVIASAVLFAIASGKAGFDVAAGFASNGFGEHSPGGYSLFACFVAEVVLTFMFLIVILGATDRRAPAGFAPIAIGLALTLIHLISIPVTNTSVNPARSTGPALFVGGWAIGQLWLFWVAPILGAVLAGIVYPLVAEEK